From Longimicrobium sp., the proteins below share one genomic window:
- the dbpB gene encoding DGQHR domain-containing protein DpdB, producing MREVAMLRLPALEIRQGPERVLYSFAVDGKLLPSFTTISRVHRDEGEEIRGYQRPEVISHVAEIRGYLESERPLIPNSVVVAFDRRVRFEPVDIPSAASGDSRFGFLFIPVDPTLPDETKPGWVVDGQQRCAAIREARVDRFPISVTAFITDDQQEQVEQFILVNATKPLPKGLIYELLPGTESRLPGALQRRRFPALLLERLNRDHNSPFRGMIQTPTNPEGVVKDNSILRMLENSLHEGALHRFRDPHTGRGDIDEMLAVLKAFWSAAAEVFQKAWGQKPRHSRLMHGVGIVAMGFVMDAIADRYLDAGPAEAAAFRADLTPLAEVCRWTSGHWDFPDTPRKWNDLQNTSKDIVLLADYLLEQYRQRVWTPQRLQRAGVG from the coding sequence ATGCGAGAGGTCGCCATGCTGCGGCTCCCGGCGCTGGAGATTCGCCAGGGGCCGGAGCGGGTGCTGTACAGCTTCGCCGTGGACGGGAAGCTGCTCCCCAGCTTTACCACGATCTCTCGCGTCCACCGCGACGAGGGGGAGGAGATCCGCGGTTACCAGCGACCGGAGGTCATCTCGCATGTCGCTGAGATCCGAGGGTACCTGGAATCGGAGCGCCCCCTGATCCCTAACTCTGTGGTAGTCGCCTTCGACCGCCGCGTCCGCTTCGAGCCGGTGGACATCCCGTCGGCCGCATCCGGCGACAGCCGCTTCGGCTTCTTGTTTATCCCAGTAGACCCGACGCTTCCCGACGAGACGAAGCCAGGGTGGGTGGTGGACGGGCAGCAGCGTTGCGCCGCCATCCGCGAGGCGCGCGTGGATCGCTTCCCTATCAGCGTCACCGCCTTTATCACCGACGACCAGCAAGAGCAGGTGGAGCAGTTCATACTGGTGAACGCCACCAAGCCGCTTCCCAAGGGGCTGATCTACGAGCTCCTCCCCGGAACGGAGTCGCGTCTCCCGGGCGCGCTCCAGCGCCGGCGCTTTCCCGCGCTTCTGTTGGAGCGGCTGAACCGGGACCACAACTCGCCATTCCGCGGGATGATCCAGACGCCCACCAACCCCGAGGGTGTCGTCAAGGACAACTCCATCCTGCGGATGCTGGAAAACAGCCTTCACGAAGGCGCCCTCCACCGGTTCCGCGACCCCCACACCGGCCGCGGGGACATCGACGAAATGCTGGCCGTCCTCAAGGCGTTCTGGAGCGCCGCGGCCGAGGTGTTCCAGAAGGCGTGGGGTCAGAAGCCGCGCCACTCCCGGCTGATGCACGGTGTGGGAATCGTGGCGATGGGCTTTGTGATGGACGCTATCGCCGATCGTTACCTAGATGCCGGCCCAGCGGAGGCCGCCGCCTTCCGCGCCGACCTGACCCCCCTCGCCGAGGTGTGCCGCTGGACCTCGGGGCACTGGGATTTCCCGGACACCCCGCGTAAGTGGAACGATCTGCAGAACACCTCAAAGGACATTGTCCTCCTCGCCGATTACTTGCTGGAGCAGTATCGCCAGCGGGTCTGGACTCCACAGCGGCTGCAGCGAGCAGGCGTAGGGTGA
- a CDS encoding DNA sulfur modification protein DndB has translation MNVAVIVGKQAGKVVLTGQMRAADVVTYLRNGTLAVNPEAQRSLAKGASKGQSTRELIEGDRVHTSPRMMEIVKFYHRVMDNTEKQSAVEGFLGAVQLAIPEGFSRARFVRFTPGPASADSYSVGKFRDALGPYGYAGILEISADLGEEALHIADGQGRCVGFLSLERKVALDLDRARKALRKTEKRGDDARRERQVVTDLEAVMARIRTFLSKTMMPFVVYAADIAEDGAVAGIPVEAERRLYIEGNALNSRAAQEDMLKFEHFSPVILLLQQMRMEPQFAWMSQDHIEEDSKSLGSTSSKLFTLSTLVQAFSRSAVNHTQPIKEAERDLDIMRTREDFVRAFWTYVSDIFGSYWIPSTEQSVGERVAYLRDRRDEQNVAFTAVFLQALGKLGYRMGQDAEWSVDATDLERLDALAPGTVSYVARNGEGPDGYDPAWTGALMKPAGEGRWVFNNVSDSVTKTYTTLCAHMGLPVSVATSEAQDV, from the coding sequence ATGAATGTAGCGGTGATAGTGGGGAAGCAGGCAGGGAAAGTCGTGCTTACGGGACAGATGCGTGCCGCTGACGTCGTGACTTACCTGCGGAACGGCACGCTTGCGGTGAATCCCGAGGCACAGCGCTCGCTCGCCAAGGGGGCGTCCAAGGGCCAATCCACGCGAGAACTGATCGAAGGCGATCGCGTTCACACTTCCCCACGCATGATGGAAATCGTGAAGTTTTACCACCGTGTGATGGACAACACAGAGAAGCAGAGCGCTGTAGAAGGTTTTCTGGGGGCCGTTCAGTTGGCCATTCCAGAAGGGTTTAGCCGGGCACGCTTCGTCCGGTTCACCCCCGGTCCGGCATCAGCCGACAGCTACAGCGTGGGAAAGTTCCGCGATGCTCTCGGCCCTTACGGTTATGCTGGAATCCTTGAAATCAGCGCTGATCTTGGCGAGGAAGCCCTGCACATCGCGGATGGCCAGGGCCGCTGCGTCGGATTTCTTTCTCTTGAGCGGAAGGTCGCACTTGACCTCGATCGTGCACGCAAAGCGTTGCGGAAGACGGAGAAGCGCGGAGACGATGCCCGGCGAGAGCGCCAAGTCGTCACGGATCTCGAAGCGGTGATGGCCCGGATCAGGACGTTTCTCTCCAAGACGATGATGCCGTTCGTGGTGTACGCGGCGGATATCGCGGAGGATGGTGCTGTTGCCGGGATTCCGGTGGAGGCCGAACGCCGGTTGTACATCGAAGGGAACGCCCTGAACAGCCGTGCGGCGCAGGAGGACATGCTGAAGTTTGAGCACTTTAGCCCCGTGATTCTCCTCCTTCAGCAGATGCGCATGGAGCCGCAGTTCGCGTGGATGAGCCAGGACCATATCGAGGAGGATTCGAAGTCGCTGGGCAGCACCAGTTCCAAACTTTTCACGCTCTCCACCCTGGTGCAGGCGTTCAGCCGTTCGGCGGTGAACCACACGCAACCCATCAAAGAAGCTGAGCGCGACCTAGACATCATGCGCACTCGTGAGGACTTCGTGCGCGCCTTCTGGACCTACGTTTCCGACATCTTCGGTTCCTATTGGATTCCCTCGACGGAGCAGTCGGTGGGCGAGCGCGTCGCCTACCTTCGGGACCGAAGAGACGAGCAGAACGTGGCTTTCACCGCCGTCTTCCTGCAGGCACTCGGGAAGCTGGGTTACAGGATGGGTCAGGATGCGGAATGGAGCGTCGATGCGACCGATCTCGAGCGGCTAGATGCGCTCGCCCCGGGCACGGTGAGCTATGTCGCCCGGAACGGAGAGGGGCCTGATGGCTATGACCCTGCTTGGACGGGTGCGCTGATGAAGCCGGCCGGCGAAGGGCGCTGGGTGTTCAACAATGTATCCGACTCCGTGACGAAGACATATACGACGCTCTGTGCCCACATGGGGCTCCCGGTCAGCGTCGCAACCAGCGAGGCGCAGGACGTCTAA